The following are encoded in a window of Candidatus Nitrosotalea sinensis genomic DNA:
- a CDS encoding Lrp/AsnC family transcriptional regulator: MVGRGTDSDEGAIPMKNLTKNGISPLDVLILQVLQEGATPDTANKELESHGYVLSRDNVKSRIEDLVKKGVILEHNNTADSKRDDKIKWILVDPSKLFDNQWYTFIKTQNPLFERRVIPYSEMYNNLVEISREYGIVTTIDVVQGEGQNYDFILRIVTNDLGHFEEMIEKIRSLGWVHSVDSKPIHVLEGVGISKNNLTKVHMNYYYEPIKLPDFESYLKTIRQVYRTYDGYIKEESASKQKVVKKKSSENAYDATSEEK; the protein is encoded by the coding sequence ATGGTAGGCAGGGGAACTGATAGCGACGAAGGGGCAATACCGATGAAGAACCTTACAAAAAATGGTATCAGCCCACTGGATGTATTGATACTACAAGTACTACAAGAAGGCGCAACCCCTGACACTGCAAACAAGGAACTTGAAAGTCATGGATATGTGCTATCTCGTGACAATGTAAAAAGTAGAATTGAGGATCTTGTAAAAAAAGGCGTCATACTCGAGCACAACAATACTGCAGACAGCAAACGTGATGATAAAATAAAGTGGATACTTGTAGACCCCAGCAAGCTCTTTGATAATCAATGGTATACTTTTATCAAAACACAAAATCCACTCTTTGAGAGACGAGTCATTCCATACTCTGAGATGTATAACAATCTTGTAGAAATTAGCAGGGAATATGGAATTGTAACTACAATAGATGTGGTCCAGGGAGAGGGACAAAATTATGACTTTATCTTGAGAATTGTCACAAATGATCTTGGCCACTTTGAAGAGATGATTGAAAAAATAAGGTCGCTTGGCTGGGTTCATTCAGTTGACAGTAAACCAATCCATGTGCTTGAGGGTGTTGGGATTTCAAAGAACAATCTCACCAAAGTTCACATGAACTATTACTATGAACCAATAAAGCTTCCAGACTTTGAATCCTATCTTAAAACAATACGACAAGTGTATCGCACTTATGATGGGTACATAAAAGAAGAAAGTGCATCAAAACAAAAGGTTGTAAAAAAGAAGAGCAGCGAGAACGCGTATGATGCCACCTCTGAAGAAAAATAA
- a CDS encoding class I SAM-dependent methyltransferase codes for MSFSNHRIIANCSLCDGTLRFDESHKNKVYCSRCKTGYDFKGDYLNMLSPHIRNEICTKGMLARKIQQSLHLGRLSKNDHDLIKGIVASKNMARQYFKNVVHPTEAAWSARSYERFEEIFIINHLDSILKTKKITFVDVGSGPGRYLILLGSKISQNSCKDFKKNPETAKLYGYDKTYENKLSSVIGIDYSEEMVSYSARLLKKYGLGKLLNTRIFPVNGIAQNFHLNDKLFSGTHKVIVCTFQTLGNQENTELQIQMLKSMKKLASPSGTIIVSVFNKKLFRDFGLKKFYGREVKRTVGEIVTSKQDVQNAILRTSKGVYSKWFSKEDLEDLFSGAKISRYTIMDSKSLEPISGYEQYLKSEEQRKDVFPRAIVGVAKI; via the coding sequence TTGTCTTTTTCAAATCATAGAATCATTGCAAACTGTTCTCTATGTGATGGCACACTACGATTTGACGAGTCCCACAAGAATAAAGTGTATTGTAGTCGCTGCAAGACCGGCTATGATTTCAAAGGAGATTATCTTAACATGCTGTCTCCGCACATACGAAATGAAATATGCACAAAGGGAATGCTTGCAAGAAAGATACAGCAGAGTCTACATCTTGGCAGGCTGTCAAAAAATGATCATGACCTAATCAAGGGAATTGTTGCAAGCAAGAACATGGCACGGCAGTATTTCAAAAATGTTGTACATCCTACAGAGGCTGCCTGGTCTGCAAGGTCTTATGAAAGATTTGAAGAGATTTTCATCATAAATCACTTGGATTCTATTTTAAAAACAAAAAAAATCACGTTTGTAGATGTGGGCTCGGGCCCTGGAAGATACCTGATATTGCTTGGCTCAAAAATCAGCCAAAATTCTTGCAAGGATTTTAAAAAAAACCCAGAGACTGCCAAGCTGTATGGGTATGACAAAACCTATGAAAATAAACTCTCAAGTGTGATAGGAATAGATTATTCTGAAGAGATGGTCTCATACTCTGCAAGGCTGCTCAAAAAATATGGCCTTGGGAAATTGCTTAACACTAGAATATTTCCTGTAAATGGAATTGCGCAAAACTTTCATCTAAATGACAAACTATTTTCAGGAACACACAAGGTCATAGTGTGCACGTTCCAGACTTTGGGGAATCAGGAAAATACTGAACTTCAAATCCAGATGTTAAAATCCATGAAAAAACTTGCATCTCCAAGCGGTACAATTATTGTCTCTGTGTTTAACAAGAAACTGTTTCGAGACTTTGGACTCAAAAAATTCTATGGACGTGAGGTCAAAAGAACTGTAGGTGAGATTGTAACTTCAAAACAAGATGTGCAAAATGCCATACTTCGAACATCAAAAGGTGTCTATTCCAAGTGGTTCTCAAAAGAGGATCTTGAGGACTTGTTCTCTGGAGCAAAAATATCACGATATACAATAATGGACTCTAAATCATTGGAACCAATATCTGGGTATGAACAATATCTAAAATCTGAAGAACAGAGAAAAGATGTCTTTCCACGTGCAATTGTGGGAGTTGCCAAGATCTAG
- a CDS encoding HD domain-containing protein: protein MLLQNQDPVSLREKIQSIMVANGFKRECYGKILDYTINLFESKGLGIDYYGYHNIIHELEVTYITLLAAQGESSHTIIKQEDLPYLFAAALFHDYDPQKKVDKPHEEDAIKFVMTDDKLDTLLKDANIDKNLIAALIHRTTYPWSGEIKEKTEKKIEECLSMSDLVQQDIAKQEHFRKMGWFLSVTDRIAGYTLGDFAKALEMAQKNAHALAWHPYYIVRRSVAYFEDLLNNDAEMCQSVLRALPREMRKHFTDNVLSFMKLREQEIQIEGSLVYDNTKFFAVIEPASTRQEPEFIHTLAEIHKQLPQPLQFKKDDFVESVMSKDTILNTLRLGSDNGPVIGFTKGGPLETYRLRPEINDVNLGKNNTAFMEPLAIRMGYWGQRGGREMRLLFNMQAQSKGYKYLTSFALRDVIASRIERKEPIEFVRQFDPERWDYYRIALQ, encoded by the coding sequence GTGTTGCTGCAAAATCAGGATCCAGTATCCTTGAGGGAAAAAATTCAAAGCATAATGGTAGCCAATGGTTTTAAACGAGAATGTTACGGAAAGATACTAGATTATACAATAAACCTGTTCGAGTCAAAGGGACTTGGAATTGATTATTACGGATATCACAATATTATTCACGAGCTTGAGGTGACATACATTACTCTCTTGGCAGCTCAAGGGGAGAGCTCGCACACCATAATAAAACAAGAGGACTTGCCATATCTGTTTGCTGCAGCTTTATTCCATGATTACGATCCGCAGAAAAAAGTAGACAAGCCTCACGAGGAAGACGCCATAAAATTTGTCATGACAGATGACAAGCTTGACACTTTACTAAAAGACGCAAACATTGACAAGAACCTTATTGCAGCATTAATTCATAGAACTACATATCCTTGGAGCGGAGAGATAAAAGAAAAAACAGAAAAGAAAATTGAAGAATGCCTTTCAATGTCAGATTTGGTTCAGCAAGACATTGCCAAGCAAGAGCACTTTAGAAAGATGGGATGGTTCTTGTCTGTAACGGACAGGATTGCAGGATATACGCTTGGTGATTTTGCTAAAGCACTTGAGATGGCACAAAAAAATGCACATGCACTTGCTTGGCACCCATATTATATCGTAAGAAGGTCTGTTGCGTACTTTGAGGATCTTTTGAACAACGATGCAGAGATGTGTCAGAGTGTTTTGCGCGCATTGCCAAGAGAGATGAGAAAGCATTTCACGGACAATGTGTTGTCATTTATGAAATTGCGTGAACAGGAAATCCAGATAGAAGGGTCACTAGTATATGATAATACTAAATTTTTTGCAGTGATAGAGCCAGCCTCTACAAGACAGGAACCGGAATTTATCCACACCCTTGCTGAAATTCACAAACAGCTTCCACAGCCACTCCAGTTCAAAAAAGATGATTTTGTCGAGTCTGTCATGTCAAAAGATACCATACTAAACACACTAAGGCTTGGAAGCGACAATGGTCCGGTAATCGGTTTTACAAAGGGTGGTCCGCTTGAAACATACAGGCTGCGACCGGAGATAAATGATGTCAACCTTGGAAAAAATAATACTGCATTTATGGAACCACTTGCAATCAGAATGGGGTACTGGGGTCAGAGGGGAGGCAGAGAGATGAGGCTGCTATTCAACATGCAAGCCCAGTCAAAGGGATACAAGTATCTGACAAGCTTTGCATTAAGAGATGTCATAGCAAGCAGGATTGAGAGAAAAGAGCCAATCGAGTTTGTCAGGCAGTTTGACCCAGAGCGTTGGGACTATTACAGAATAGCACTACAATAG
- a CDS encoding PEFG-CTERM sorting domain-containing protein, with product MNRSSYAIMAALVFSLGAAPVFAQTAQQYTVQDATSGQSFQVPYTMDAGTISDMSLSHQDTSLIVSVTATSDGNLTLTMPRALIDAKDGANDDQFFVLVDGADTDFTETKTNTDRTVTVTVPQDTSQVEVIGTQVVPEFGALSALVLVIAILSIVLVSAKTRLRFAQV from the coding sequence ATGAACCGCTCATCGTATGCAATTATGGCGGCACTAGTGTTTTCACTTGGAGCCGCACCGGTATTTGCACAGACTGCACAACAGTACACTGTACAAGATGCCACAAGCGGACAGTCTTTTCAGGTGCCTTATACCATGGACGCAGGAACAATAAGTGACATGTCACTTAGTCACCAAGATACTTCACTCATAGTGTCTGTCACTGCAACCTCTGATGGTAACCTCACATTGACTATGCCGCGTGCATTAATTGATGCAAAAGATGGTGCAAATGACGACCAGTTCTTTGTTCTAGTTGATGGCGCAGACACTGACTTTACAGAAACAAAAACCAACACTGACAGAACTGTAACTGTAACAGTTCCACAAGATACAAGCCAGGTAGAAGTCATTGGAACCCAAGTAGTTCCAGAATTTGGAGCCTTGTCTGCTCTAGTACTAGTGATTGCAATATTGAGCATTGTCCTAGTCTCGGCAAAAACCAGACTTAGATTTGCACAAGTGTAA
- a CDS encoding patatin-like phospholipase family protein translates to MPEIKKEKSCEENVLVLQGGGSLGAYECGVYKAIQECGIKLDVVAGTSIGAINATIIAANKSGNPAKDLEEFWLNMAEGVTPSYLPEKMRELSSSMYAAMWGNPNAFLPLWLKPSFNFSSSPYLYDISPLKKTLEKYVDYAKIKDASRPRLVITSTDVQNGKSSIFDSKYDTFTSDHVLASAGYPFYGISWTKVGSRYLWDGTLLNNTPLREVIDASPVCDKRVIIANLFPRQQEDLPRTMSEAWHRARDIMHTDKTDQAIRMSKIISRYLLVIKKMHDILENVSLDETNKKKLEELESEYHKLACQRGTIIKEIIRIERKEESHYLFEDADFSLGTIKKLIRNGHQDAKSALENFGKK, encoded by the coding sequence TTGCCTGAAATAAAAAAAGAGAAAAGTTGTGAGGAAAATGTGCTTGTGCTCCAGGGCGGAGGCTCACTTGGGGCCTACGAGTGCGGAGTATACAAGGCAATACAGGAATGTGGCATAAAACTTGATGTCGTTGCAGGCACGTCAATTGGGGCAATCAATGCAACAATCATTGCTGCAAACAAGAGCGGCAACCCTGCAAAGGACTTGGAAGAGTTTTGGCTCAACATGGCAGAAGGCGTCACGCCATCTTATCTTCCAGAAAAGATGCGTGAATTATCATCATCAATGTATGCTGCAATGTGGGGAAACCCAAATGCATTTCTTCCACTCTGGCTCAAACCATCATTTAATTTTTCAAGCTCACCATATTTGTATGACATATCTCCCCTGAAAAAGACACTAGAAAAATATGTAGATTATGCAAAAATAAAGGATGCATCAAGGCCAAGACTTGTGATAACATCAACAGATGTGCAAAATGGCAAGTCGTCCATATTTGATAGCAAGTATGACACATTTACATCAGACCACGTGCTTGCAAGCGCAGGATATCCATTTTATGGAATATCTTGGACAAAGGTTGGCTCTAGATACTTGTGGGATGGCACACTTCTCAACAACACTCCGCTCAGGGAGGTAATTGATGCATCACCGGTATGCGACAAGCGAGTAATAATTGCAAATCTATTCCCAAGACAGCAGGAGGATCTGCCAAGGACCATGTCAGAGGCATGGCATCGTGCAAGAGACATCATGCATACAGACAAGACAGACCAGGCAATTCGCATGTCAAAGATAATCTCAAGATATCTTCTTGTGATAAAAAAGATGCATGACATTTTAGAGAATGTATCTCTTGATGAGACCAACAAGAAAAAACTAGAGGAATTAGAATCAGAGTATCACAAGCTTGCATGCCAGCGAGGAACAATAATCAAGGAAATCATAAGAATTGAGAGAAAGGAGGAATCTCATTATTTGTTTGAAGATGCAGACTTTTCACTTGGTACCATAAAGAAATTGATTCGAAACGGCCACCAGGATGCAAAAAGTGCGCTTGAAAACTTTGGAAAAAAATAG
- a CDS encoding NAD(P)H-binding protein — translation MTQTSTQKNLSQLHAYDIMVTGSTGFIGSRLLKKLVALGYTVTALSRKKIPDEKNIRYVQADVLNSDELAKSLEGIRVAYYLLHSMEGDKRYWKEFADRERRQAQNFLKAATAAGVERIIYLGGLVNDSLELSKHMQSRKEVGDILASGDIPVTQLRASLIIGAGGGSYAMLRYLVERLRVMITPRWVKSQAQPIAVDDVIEYLAQSLEKQETVGRTFDIGGPEKLSYEEMMRQYAAYLNKNIFVMNIPFLTPRLSSYWVDLITPVPASLARPLIDSLRHDSTVKDDSITKIIPLRLRPVREAIDIATKEIRANPPEGGPEGRTRFQTNHKLLIGCLFALAVIGTTYYYLDDRKEVYRWTWLAASTIWYGAIGFAILFVFNKTRLGYLIAGILSWVTLAFWMFDNYYVAFHTAVIATRPDFVMTVRNFVGVGVAALSVASSHNVFHKIRMVQHQGRPV, via the coding sequence ATGACCCAAACATCCACCCAAAAAAATCTAAGCCAGTTGCATGCATATGACATCATGGTAACTGGCTCTACAGGATTTATCGGATCTCGCCTTTTGAAAAAACTTGTCGCTTTAGGATATACCGTTACTGCCTTGTCTAGAAAAAAGATACCGGATGAAAAAAATATAAGATACGTCCAAGCAGATGTTCTAAATTCTGACGAGCTTGCAAAATCTTTGGAGGGAATCAGAGTTGCATATTATTTGTTGCATTCAATGGAAGGAGACAAGAGATATTGGAAGGAATTTGCAGACAGGGAGAGAAGACAAGCGCAAAACTTTCTCAAAGCTGCTACTGCAGCAGGAGTAGAGCGCATCATATACCTTGGCGGGCTGGTAAATGACAGTTTAGAATTATCAAAACACATGCAGAGCAGAAAAGAAGTAGGAGACATACTTGCATCAGGAGACATTCCTGTGACGCAACTTAGAGCATCCCTGATAATTGGAGCAGGTGGAGGCTCGTATGCCATGCTCAGGTACCTAGTTGAAAGACTCAGAGTCATGATAACTCCAAGATGGGTCAAGTCCCAGGCCCAACCAATAGCAGTAGATGATGTTATAGAATATCTCGCACAGTCACTTGAAAAACAAGAGACTGTTGGAAGGACATTTGACATTGGAGGGCCTGAAAAGTTGTCATATGAGGAAATGATGCGACAATACGCGGCATATCTTAACAAGAACATATTTGTCATGAACATACCGTTTCTTACTCCAAGGTTATCATCATACTGGGTAGATCTGATTACCCCAGTTCCGGCATCACTTGCAAGACCATTAATTGACAGTCTAAGGCATGATTCTACCGTAAAAGATGATTCGATAACAAAAATAATTCCACTACGATTACGTCCAGTCAGAGAGGCAATAGATATTGCAACAAAGGAGATAAGAGCAAATCCTCCAGAAGGGGGACCTGAAGGAAGAACGCGATTTCAGACCAACCATAAACTTTTGATTGGCTGTCTTTTTGCTCTCGCAGTTATTGGAACTACATACTATTACCTAGATGACAGAAAAGAAGTGTACCGGTGGACGTGGCTTGCAGCATCAACCATATGGTATGGTGCAATAGGATTTGCTATACTGTTTGTTTTTAACAAAACAAGATTAGGGTATCTAATAGCAGGGATACTATCATGGGTGACACTTGCATTTTGGATGTTTGACAATTATTATGTTGCATTTCATACTGCAGTTATAGCTACAAGGCCAGACTTTGTGATGACAGTACGAAACTTTGTAGGAGTCGGAGTGGCAGCATTAAGTGTGGCATCATCACACAATGTATTTCACAAGATTCGCATGGTTCAGCATCAAGGAAGGCCTGTGTGA
- a CDS encoding CBS domain-containing protein, producing MSLKDKSLEELLPESISSTPAISINSDDTLAEVAVLLPHHLETFTDSLVVAKNDLPVGIVGGVEILDTILKNQTRGHLDKTKTGDVMNKNITIINVRDKLADLADKWSKTRRAFAITANKYHGYSAISARKILEIGTIHKIERKISTIPRKKIVTFNKKDTVEKIISSMFENHTRKLLLEGTNLFINDRIIIQKLVREFDCLRDSTDFMKTSSEIFSLEEAKKATEDITISSACTMMQDMQSPYVLTSQGVISPWDMVIVLSSQ from the coding sequence ATGTCTTTGAAGGACAAGTCACTTGAAGAGCTTTTACCAGAATCCATATCCTCTACGCCTGCAATAAGCATTAATTCAGATGATACACTTGCAGAAGTGGCAGTTCTTTTGCCACATCACCTTGAGACATTTACGGATTCACTTGTTGTAGCAAAAAATGATTTGCCAGTAGGCATTGTTGGAGGAGTAGAGATTCTGGATACGATATTAAAAAATCAAACCAGAGGGCATCTTGATAAAACCAAGACTGGAGATGTAATGAACAAAAACATTACAATAATTAATGTCAGGGACAAGCTAGCTGATCTTGCAGACAAGTGGTCAAAAACACGGCGAGCTTTTGCGATAACAGCAAACAAGTATCATGGATACTCGGCAATATCTGCAAGGAAGATTCTTGAGATAGGCACCATACACAAGATTGAAAGAAAAATCAGTACAATTCCAAGAAAAAAAATTGTAACATTTAACAAAAAAGACACTGTAGAGAAGATAATCTCAAGCATGTTTGAGAATCACACAAGAAAGCTTTTGCTTGAAGGAACAAATCTGTTCATCAATGATAGAATAATCATACAAAAATTGGTACGAGAGTTTGATTGCCTGCGTGATAGTACTGACTTTATGAAAACAAGCTCAGAGATATTTTCTCTAGAAGAGGCAAAAAAGGCAACAGAGGATATCACAATAAGTTCAGCGTGCACCATGATGCAAGATATGCAGTCTCCATATGTACTGACTAGTCAGGGAGTAATTAGCCCCTGGGACATGGTCATTGTGCTGAGCTCCCAGTAA
- a CDS encoding alpha/beta fold hydrolase, whose translation MKEKFVEVNRFNIRYLEDGNSDRTIVLLHGLGGYAERWNNLFPFLSKKYRVIAPDLIGYGQSDKPSVDYTPEFFTKFVFNFMNAVGIKKTFLIGTSLGGQIVIECAASQNDIIEKIILISPAGIMRKSTPTLDAYTMAALYPNKDSVKNAYQMMVGPGKQISETSVERFVNNMSRPNAKMVFLSTLLGLKNAPDIHDKLASITIPTLVIWGRDDKLIPFEYSQQFVSTIPNCEFVAMDGCGHSPYVEDPEELAKIITKFLSARHQG comes from the coding sequence ATGAAGGAAAAATTTGTTGAGGTCAATAGGTTTAACATACGATATCTTGAGGACGGAAATTCTGATCGCACCATTGTGTTGCTTCACGGTCTTGGAGGGTATGCGGAAAGATGGAACAACCTATTTCCATTTTTGAGCAAGAAATATCGCGTCATAGCTCCAGATCTTATAGGATACGGGCAGAGCGACAAGCCATCAGTTGATTACACTCCAGAATTTTTTACAAAATTTGTATTTAATTTCATGAATGCAGTTGGAATAAAAAAGACATTTCTGATTGGCACCTCACTTGGTGGACAGATAGTAATAGAATGTGCTGCATCACAAAATGACATTATTGAAAAAATCATCTTGATATCACCTGCAGGAATCATGCGAAAATCAACTCCCACACTTGATGCATATACAATGGCAGCACTATATCCAAACAAGGATTCTGTCAAAAATGCATATCAGATGATGGTAGGTCCAGGAAAGCAGATCTCAGAGACTTCGGTTGAGAGGTTTGTAAACAACATGTCAAGGCCAAATGCAAAGATGGTCTTCCTGTCAACATTATTGGGATTAAAAAATGCTCCAGACATTCATGACAAGCTTGCAAGTATTACAATACCGACACTGGTGATATGGGGTAGAGATGACAAGCTCATACCGTTTGAATATTCCCAGCAATTTGTATCCACAATTCCAAACTGCGAGTTTGTTGCAATGGATGGATGCGGGCACTCACCGTATGTCGAGGACCCAGAAGAGCTAGCCAAGATAATAACCAAGTTTCTATCAGCGAGGCATCAAGGATGA
- a CDS encoding poly(R)-hydroxyalkanoic acid synthase subunit PhaE: MSTPDEKKLLTGFKHNSLFWTDLLYLMSNRQQSIAATGPFRKFAINAKNISTETIEMNEDLAEFNKRLGTYYKQLSDTWNDAQGEYTRKVPELPNDVEHIEASKRIWIDIFENYFTRLFDSVEFAENFGKLVTSELEIAKHWNNIASTLLESANMPTKKEMDEVYKELHSLRKRVAKLEKIANKEVQENDK; the protein is encoded by the coding sequence ATGTCTACACCTGATGAGAAAAAACTATTGACAGGATTCAAGCACAATTCACTATTTTGGACAGACCTGCTGTATTTGATGTCAAATAGGCAACAATCAATTGCAGCAACAGGACCGTTTCGTAAATTTGCAATCAATGCCAAAAACATTAGCACTGAAACTATAGAGATGAATGAAGACTTGGCAGAGTTTAACAAAAGACTTGGCACATACTACAAGCAACTATCTGATACCTGGAATGATGCGCAAGGTGAGTACACAAGAAAGGTGCCTGAACTGCCAAATGATGTAGAACACATCGAGGCATCAAAGAGGATCTGGATTGACATATTTGAGAATTATTTCACAAGGTTGTTTGATTCTGTAGAATTTGCAGAAAATTTTGGCAAACTGGTGACAAGTGAGCTTGAGATTGCCAAGCACTGGAATAACATTGCATCCACGCTGCTTGAGAGTGCAAACATGCCTACAAAAAAAGAGATGGATGAGGTGTACAAAGAGTTACACTCTTTGCGAAAAAGAGTTGCCAAACTTGAAAAAATAGCAAACAAGGAAGTACAAGAAA